CTGTGGCGTATCGAAATCAGGTTCGCCAGCGCTAAGGGTAATAACATTCTCGCCAGCGGCTTTGAGCGCATTGGCTTTGGTAGTAATAGCAAGGGTGACAGAAGGTTTGATCTTTTGTGTGCGATGCGCGAGCTTTATGATCATCAGTGTTGGCTACAGGTATTGTATGGTGTGTATTTTTTGTTAGAACAGTTGTTGTCAGAGGTTCCTTACATAATAATGCATGAATTCGATTTGCAATAGTAGTAAATGATGACAATTGGTAGTAAAACCAAACTAGCACATGGCAAACGCTTTCAACTGATCTCAAAATTCTCTCCTGCAGGAGATCAACCTCAGGCAATAGCACAGCTTACAGAAGGCTTGAACGATGGTTTAGCCAGGCAAACCTTGTTGGGTGTTACCGGTTCAGGCAAGACATTTAGTATTGCCAAAGTCATTGAGAATGTGCAGCGGCCAACAATGATACTGGCGCCCAACAAAACTCTGGCAGCTCAGCTTTACGGCGAAATGCGCGAGTTTTTCCCTAATAACTCGGTGCAATACTTCGTTTCCTATTACGACTATTATCAGCCTGAAGCCTATGTACCATCATCTGACACCTTTATTGAAAAAGATGCCTCCATTAATCAACACATCGAACAAATGCGCTTGTCCGCCACCAAGGCCATTATGGAGCGCCAGGACACTATTATTGTCGCATCGGTATCATCGATATATGGCTTGGGTGATCCCAAAGCCTATTTGAGCATGGTGTTACATCTGGTTCGTGGTGATATTGTTGAGCGCCACACCATTTTACGCCGTCTGTCGGAGCTGCAATATAAACGCAACGATGCCGATTTATATCGCGCCACCTATCGCGTGCGTGGTGATGTGATTGATATTTTTCCCGCCGAATCCGATGGTGAGGCTGTTCGAGTCAGTATGTTTGATGATGAAATCGAATCGCTAGCCTGGTTTGACCCGTTAACTGGCGAGATTTTGCGTAAAGTGCCACGTCTAACTATTTATCCTAAATCACATTATGTGACACCACGCCAACGCCTGCTTGAAGCCATTGACCACATTAAAGATGAATTGCTCGAATGCCTGGGGCAGTTGCGTGACAACAATAAACTCGTTGAAGCGCAGCGGCTAGAGCAACGCACCATTTTCGATATCGAGATGATACGAGAGCTGGGCTATTGCTCTGGTATTGAAAACTATTCACGTTACTTGTCCGGCCGTAATCCCGGCGAACCACCGCCAACCTTGTTTGATTACCTGCCAAGCGATGCCTTATTGGTCATCGACGAAAGCCATGTGACCGTGCCACAACTCGGTGCTATGTACAAAGGTGACAAGGTGCGTAAAGAAAACCTGGTTGAGTATGGCTTTCGTTTACCATCGGCGTTGGACAA
This sequence is a window from Gammaproteobacteria bacterium. Protein-coding genes within it:
- the uvrB gene encoding excinuclease ABC subunit UvrB — its product is MTIGSKTKLAHGKRFQLISKFSPAGDQPQAIAQLTEGLNDGLARQTLLGVTGSGKTFSIAKVIENVQRPTMILAPNKTLAAQLYGEMREFFPNNSVQYFVSYYDYYQPEAYVPSSDTFIEKDASINQHIEQMRLSATKAIMERQDTIIVASVSSIYGLGDPKAYLSMVLHLVRGDIVERHTILRRLSELQYKRNDADLYRATYRVRGDVIDIFPAESDGEAVRVSMFDDEIESLAWFDPLTGEILRKVPRLTIYPKSHYVTPRQRLLEAIDHIKDELLECLGQLRDNNKLVEAQRLEQRTIFDIEMIRELGYCSGIENYSRYLSGRNPGEPPPTLFDYLPSDALLVIDESHVTVPQLGAMYKGDKVRKENLVEYGFRLPSALDNRPMMFEEFEALAPQTIYVSATPGLYEQEHADGVAEQLVRPTGLVDPEIEIRPVATQVDDVMSEANKRAAIGERVLITTLTKRMSEDLTDYLSEHGVRVRYLHSDIDTVERVEIIRDLRLGKFDVLIGINLLREGLDIPEVSLVAILDADKEGFLRSERSLIQTIGRAARNLNGRAILYADRITGSMKRAMDETERRRNKQTQHNIDHGITARGIEKSVTDIMEAAYPGAPLSPKNYARVAEEMAEYGDLGSDKLNHKINELEKKMFKHAQELEFEQAAKTRDQIRKLEERAMGMPELKFLKRK